In the Methylosinus sp. LW4 genome, CCTCGCGCCGGAGAGCTTCGCGCCGCCGGGGCCGGGACATGTGCAGCTGCGTCCGCTCGCGGGCGGCTTGAACTTCCGCGACGTGCTCAATGTGCTCGGCCTCTATCCCGGCGATCCGGGCGAGATCGGCGGCGAGCTGGCCGGCGTGGTGACGGCGGTGGGCGAGGGCGTCGAGGGTTTCGCGGTCGGCGATCGCGTCTTCGGCTTCGCGCCGGGCGGCGCTTTCGCGACCGCGGTGAACACGCCCTATCCTTTCCTGACGCATCAGCCGGAGCGCATCAGCGCGGCGGAGGCGGCGACGCTGCCGGCGGCCATGCTGACCGTCATGCTGGGCTATGAATGGGCGCTGCCGAAAAAGGGCGAGCGCGTGCTGATCCATGCGGCCTCTGGCGGCGTCGGCCTCGCGGCCGTGCAGCTCGCGCAAAAGGCGGGAGCGATCGTCTACGCCACGGCGAGCTCGCCCAAGCAGCAGACGCTGCGCGATCTCGGCGTCGAACATATCTACGATTCACGCACGCTCGATTTCGCTGATGAGATTTTGGCGGACACCGGCGGCGCCGGCGTCGATGTGGTGCTGAACAGCCTGACGAGCGAAGGCTTCGTCGCCGCCACTGTGCGCGCGACGGCGCAGGGCGGCCGCTTCATCGAGATCGCCAAGCGCGACATTTGGACAGCCGAAGCGATGGCCGCGGCGCGGCCCGACATCGCCTATCACATATTGGCGCTGGACGATGTGATGCGCGACGATCTCCCGCGCATCGAGCGAATGCTGGATAAGCTCGCCGAGGATCTTCGCCGCGGCGAATTGCGGACGCTGCCTTTCATGGCCTATCCGATCACCGAGGCGAAAACGGCCTTCCGCTGCATGCAGCAGGCCCGCCACATCGGCAAGATCGTGCTCACCGTGCCGGAGGCGCCCGCGCCGCGTCGCGATCGAAGCTATCTCGTCACCGGCGGCCTCGGCGCGCTCGGCCTGCGCGCGGCGGAATTTCTGGCGCAGCAGGGCGCCGGACGCCTCGTGCTCACCAGCCGCCGCCCACCGGACGACAGCGCGAAAGAGACGATTGCGGCGATCACGTCGCAATATGATTGCCAAGTCGACGCCATCACGGCCGATGTCGGCGACGAAGCGAGCCTCCGCGCTCTGCTCGAGGGCGTGCGGCGCGACGGACCGCCGCTCGGCGGCGTCTTCCATCTCGCCGGCGTGCTGGACGATGCGCTGATCCCGCAGCAGACGCCGGAAAAAGTGCGGAGGACCCTCGCGCCGAAAGCGCTCGGCGCCTGGCTGCTGCATGTTTTGACGCTCGAGGACGCGCCGGAGCTCTTCGTGATGTTCTCCTCGGCGTCGGCCGTTCTCGGCTCGCCGGGGCAGGCGAATTACGCGGCGGCCAACGCCTTCCTCGACGGTCTCGCGGCGCATCGCCATGCGCTGGGCCTGCCGGCGGCGAGCGTGAATTACGGGCCTTGGGCCGAGGCCGGCATGGCGGCGAGCGAGGCCGCGCGCGTCAATCTCGGAAGGCAAGGGCTGACGCCCTTGAAGCCGGCGATGGCGCTCTCAGCCATGGCGGAGATGATCCGTCATGGCGCAACGCAGGCCATCGTCATCGGCGCGCAATGGCAGCGCATCGCCAAGCTGATGGGACCGACGCGCCCGCCCATGCTGGAGCATGTGCTGCCCAAGGCCGCCGCGGCTCAGGCCTTCGACGGCGCTTTTTTGAAGCAGCTCGAAAAAGTGCCGGAGGCGCAGCGCGCCGACTTCCTGACCGAGCATCTGCAAGGGCAATTGCAGCATATTCTGGGGCTCGCGCAGCCGCCCGCGCCGGACAGCCGCTTCCTCGAGCTGGGGATGGATTCGCTGATGGCGGTGGAACTGCGCAATCGCCTGCTCGGGCAATTCGGCGCCTCGGTCTCCATTCCTTCGACCGTCGTCTTCGATCATCCGACGCTGCGCGCGCTGGCCGAATATCTCGCCAGCCAGACAGCAGGGGGCGGCGCGGTGGAAGCGGCGGAACCGGAGAGGGCGCTCGTGGAACCGCCGTCGTGAGCGGTTCCGAGCCTCCCCTGGCCCATAGGGACGCGACGTGACGACAAAGACGCTTTTATGAGCAATTTTCTGAGCTTGCAGGCAATCTCAGAGACTAGCTTTCCTTGACAGCGCGTGTCTCGAAAGCTAGTACCGTCAACAGGTCGTTAATTCGGCCGCCCCGAGCTTTACGCTCGTGTCATATTTGTAATTCGCGCTCCAAAGGGCGGCTGGCACGGATGAAAATACATGCGTGCATCATCATCGGCCTGACGGCGGTCGGCGCGATACTCGCGCCCGCCAGCGCCGAGACTTTGCCATCGGCTCTCGCGAGCGCCTATGCCTATAATCCCGATCTCAACCAGCAGCGCGCCAGCGTGCGCGTGCATGACGAGAGCGTCGCCAAAGCCTGGAGCGGCCTGCGGCCCAACGCCTCGGTGATCGCCGGCCTCGGCGCCATGCGGACCGAATTGCTGGTGCCGACGATCCGCCTGCCCTTCATGCATGAGCGCATCTATCTGCATGGCGACCATGACGGCAATCCGCAGGCCGTGACCGTCAATGTCTCGCAGACGCTCTTCGACGGCGGCCGCACGCTCAACAATGTGAAGAAAGCCGAATCCACCGTTCTCTCGGCGCGCGCCAATCTGCGGCTGATCGAGCAGGCGGTCCTGCAGAACGCGGCGACCGCCTATATGGACGTGCTGCGCGACACGGCGATCCTGTCGCTGCGTCAGAACAATATTCGCGTGCTGGAGCTGCAGCTCGCCAACACGCGGGAGAATGCGGCCGCCGGCTATCTGACCGAGACCGACGTCGCTCAGGCGGAAGCGGCCCTGTCGCAGGCGCGCTCCGATCTCTATGGCGCGCAGGCGCGGCTGAAGAGAAGCGCGGCCAGCTATCATCGCATCGTCGGCGAGGAGCCCAAGCGGCTGCAGCCCGCGGGCTCGGTGGAAAAGCTGCTGCCGCGCAGCGTCGAGGACGCCATCGCCATCGCCACAGGCGCTCACCCCGGCGTGGAGGCGGCGCATCATCAGGTCGATGCGGCCGAATTCGCCGTCCATGCCGCGGAGGCGGATCTTCTTCCATCCGCCTCGGTGAGCGGCCAGCTCTCGCAGCAGAACGACTTCTTCCTGGGCCTGCCCGGATGGCGGCAATTCAGCTATGGCGTCAATGTGAACTTCCGCGTTCCGCTCTATCAGGGCGGCGCCGATTTCGCCTCGGTGCGCCAGGCGAAGGAGCAGGTGGGCCAGGCCCGCTTCGGCGTGGATATGCAGATGGGCGACGCGCGCGCCAATGTCGTCGGCAGCTACGCCTCGCTGGAGGCCGCCAAGCTGCAGATGAAGTCGGACCACGCCACGGTGAAAGCCGCAGAAATGGCGCTCAACGGCGTGCGCGAGGAGGCGAAGGTCGGCCTGCGCACGACGCTCGACGTTCTCAACGCGCAGCAGAGCCTGCTTCATGCGCGGGTGAATGTCGTCGTCTCACAGCATGACGTCGTCGTCGCCTCCTATGCGGCGCTGGCCTCGATCGGCCGGCTGAACCGGGCGGCGTTGAATCTGGACGTCGAGCATTACGACGCCGAGCAGCACTTCGAGAATGTGCGCGGCAAGTTCTTCGGCGTGGATACGCCCTGAACGACCTGCCGAGAATATCCCGTCGAAGAGCCGGCTTTCCTCAACGAGACGGCTTTCTCAACGAGCTGGCTTGGCGGCGACGAGCTCTCCGAAGAGATAGGCGTCCACTCTGAGCCCGACGGGCAGCTTGGCGTCGTCGTCGAGATCGATGAGCACTTGCAGGACCTTCGTGTCGACGCGGTCGCCGGGACGCCCGGTCTGCACGATCTTCGAGCCCATTCGCGACGACACCCAGCTCACGCGGCCCTGGAACTTGCGCCCCGGATAGGCGTCGCTGACCACCTCGACGCGCTGATCCGGCGTCACCTTGCCGATGTCGGTCTCGTCCACCTCGGCGCGCACCTTGAGGCCGCGCAGATCGCCGACGATCGCGACCGCCGTCGGCGGCACATTGGTGACAGTCTCGCCCACCTCATGGGTGCGGCGCAAGACGGTTCCCGCCACCGGCGAACGAATGAAGGTCTTGTCGAACATCGCTTTCGCCGAGGCCAGCTCCGCATCGGCGAGCCGCAGCCGCGCGCGCGCGGCGTCGACGTCCTCGGAGCGCGCCCCGCTCTGCAATTGCGCGAGGCGCTGGGCGGCGACGGTGCGGCGCGCCTCGCTGGCGTCGAGATTGGCCTTCGTCTGATCGAGCATCGCCTGCGGCGAGACGCCCCGCTTGGCCAGCGGCAGCCGGCGCTCATAGTCGCGCCGCGCATATTTGAGCCCGGCGTCGGCTTCCGAAAGAGCGGCCTCAGCCTCGCGCAGCTCCTCGGCGCGCGCGCCATGCAGAATGCGGTCGAGCTCGGCCTGACGGAGCGCGAGCTGCGCCTGCGCGGAGGCGACGCGCGCGCTCTGCTCGGCGTTGTCGATGATGGCGATGATCTGCTCCGCCGTCACCTCGTCATTCTCCTCGACCTTGAATTCCTTGATGACGCCGACGATCTGCGCGGAGATCTCGCGCTCCTTGCTATTGGGCTCGACGACGCCGGGCGCGGCGGCGACCCGATGCTGCGAGACGAGCTTGGTGCTCGATGAGAGCGCCTGCTCCGCGCGGCCGCTCATCGTGGACGATACGGCGGCGAGGCCGACGAGAAGAAGAATGGCCGGCGACGGCCGATCGAGTTTCATGACGCGCTCCCTGCGCCGAAGGAATGGGACGATTCTGGAGGCTTATCGACGATGCGGCCGTCCTCCAGATGCAAGACGCGATTCGCGAACTGAAAAATGCGAAAGTCATGCGTGACGATGACGACGGCGCGGCGGCCGTTGCGCGCGAGCGCCTGCAGAAGCTCCATCGCCTTCAGACCATTCTCGGAATCGAGCGCCGCCGTCGGCTCGTCGGCGATGAGGATCTCGGGATCGGCGGCGAGCGCGCGCGCGATCGCCACGCGCTGCTTCTGTCCGATGCTGAGCTCCGCCGGAAAAGCGTCGATGCGATGACCGAGGCCGACGCTGCCGAGCAGCTCATGCGCCCGGACACGCGCGACATCCTTATCGACGCCCATGAGATCGAGCGCGACCATCACATTCTCCGTCGCCGTCAGCATCGGGAACAGATTATGCGCCTGAAAGATGAAGCCGAAATGTTGAAGGCGGAGCTCGGCGAGCCGATCTTCGTCCAAAGTCTCGGTGGACTTGCCGCAAATGGTGATCTTGCCGGCGGTGGGGCGCAGCAGATGGCCGAGGATATGGACCAGCGTCGTCTTGCCGCTGCCGGAAGGGCCGACGAGGAGCAGGACTTCCGCCGGCAGAATATCGATGTCGATATTCTTCAGAACCTGGACGGCGCTCGGCCCTTCGCCGAAATTGTGAACGAGGCCGCGCGCGCTCAAAATGGGCTGCATCATCGGAACACCTTCACCGGATCGATCGTCATCACCTTGCCGATCGAGCCGATCGAGGCGGCGACGCACATCAGCATTGTCGCCACGACGATGCCGAAGGCGAGCCAGAGCGGCACCTCCGGCGCGGAGCTGAGATTGCGGGTGAAGATCACGACGACGCCGATGACGCCGAGGCCGATCGCCGCGCCGAACACGCCGCCGAGCACGGCCTGCTGCACGATGATGCGGTAGAGATAGGAGCGCGGGCCGCCCATGGCGCGAATGACGGCGTATTCCGGCAGGCGGTCCATCGTGCTGGCGTAGAGAGTCTGCGCGACGATGACGACGCCGACGAGCAGCGCCAGCAGAGTGGAGCTGACCAGCGTGATGCCGGCGCCGGTGGTCACGAGCCAATAATATTGGCTGCGCCAGGCGAGCTGTCCCGCCGTCAGCACCTCGACCTCCGACATGCGCGCGGCGAGCGCCTCGGCCACGGCCTCCGGTCTATAGCCCTCGGCGACGCGCACCAGCACATAGGCGATGTCATTGTCCGGCGCATAGAAGAAGGATCGCGCCTTGGCGAGCGACATGAACACATAGGGCGCCTGGGTGAAGGTCCTTATGCCGTCCGTGAAGCCGACCACGCGAATTCTGTGGCTGTTGATCTCGACCGTCTCGCCGAGCGTGCGAATGCCGAGCTTATCGGCATAGAGGCGATCGATCACCGCGCCGTCCGGCTCCGCCAGCGCCTCTTTCGCGCTCGGCCCCTCGACCATGGCGAAGGGCAGGCCCATGGTCGAATCGGGATCGATGCCGATGACGATGACGATCTGCCGAACGCCGTCCGGGCGCTTCAGAAAGCCGAAGTGGAGCATATAGGGCTCGGCCGCCGCGACGCCCTCCACCGACAGCGCCTGAAAGCGCCGCCGCTCCTGCAGAGGCGTCGCGAGATCGACGCTGGGCACGCCTTCCGCCGTGATCCAGAGATCGGCGCCGGCGTGATCGACGACGGTCGAGATCGTATGAACGAAATTCAGCAGCATTCCGAGCTGAATGCCCATCAATATCGTGGAGAAGGCGATGCCGGTGAGCGTGATGGCGAAGCGGATGCGATCATGGACGAGATTTCGCCATGCGATGAGCAAGGTCATCCGCGCGCCTTTCGACGCGGCGGCCGAGACGCTCTCGGCGCGGCTTTTCAGCGCGTATAGGGTATCGCCGGACACAAGGACCCTTTCCACCTCGCCGCCAGCCGCCCCGCGGGGGACATTGCGGCGCCCTCGGAAAATACTCAAGCCGAGGCGCATTCCGCGCCTCGGGGCGGAAGAGGAACGTCCTCCGTCACACAAGCTATTATAAAGCCATTGCTTTCTATAGTCTCGACAGCATAGGCGGACATGGTTTCCCGATCCTGGATTCGAATGCTCCCCTGTGGCGAAAAATCGACCGCTTCGAGCGATTTCAGCCTTCCGTCGACGCCGGAGCCGAGCAGCTTTCCCACCGCCTCCTTGGCTCCCCAGAGCCGGGTGATCCATTCGGCGCGACGGGACGCTGCGAGCGCCTTCACCTTCTCGCGCTCGTCAGGGCCGGCGACGGCGGCGAGAAATCCATCGTCCCGATCGGCGATCCGCTCTATGTCGACGCCGACGCGCCCGCTATGGGCGGCGGCGATCGCCCGATCCTCGCAATGGGCGATGCTGACATGGGGCAGGGCCTCGCGCCCGTCCGCGCCGGCGACATAGGGGCGGCCGGCCGGGTCGGATCGGAGGAGGATCGCGGCCGGATGCGCCATTTCGGCCCCCGTGCGGTCGCTGATCCAGCGTCGGACGCAATCCTTGGCGACCGTGCGGCCGAGCAGCCATTGGCGCTGGCGCGCCGGAAAGCGGGTGTGGCTCTCATAGACGGCGGCTTCCTCGAGGCCGAGACAATCGCGCGCGAGCATTCGCGGATCGAATTTGCCGAGATCGGGCTCGGCGAGGTGGAGGACCAGCGGGCCGTCGGCCGTGTTCCCGACCGGCGCGGGCCGGCCGAGCAGAAATTGTCCGGGCGCGCGGCGGTAATCGACGAGCCGCCGCTCCCATTGGAATTTCCAGCAGCGCAAATCCGCGATACGCATCCAGACGCCGCCTTCGCCATCCTCCACCTCGACATCGGCGTGAATGGTCTTGCCGTCGGTCTTGCGCAGCTCGATGCGCACGGGGACGAGCGATCCCGCGGGCGGCGTCGGCCGATAGAGCTCGAGCTTGCCGAGCCCCACGGGAAACGCATAGCGATCCCGCTGCATCGCATGGACGCCCACCATCTGGCAGATAGCGTCGAGCACGCAGGGCTGCAGCAGCAGCTGAGGCTCCGTTGTGGAGCGAAACAGGCCGGCGGGCGAGGGGATGCGCAAATGGCCGGCGATGCGCCGATCCTCGACGAAAACCTCGCCGAAGAGGCAGCGGAAGGCCGGCCCATGGAACAAATGACGCTCGGCGTAGAGGTGCGCGGCGTCGATCCTGAGCGCGGTCCCTGCGTCGAGCGCGTCGAAATCCGGGAACAGCTCCAACAGATAGTAGCGGCCGAACAGCAGCGTCGCCTCGATCGACGGCCCGCTCTGGCCTTCGGCGCGAATGGCGGCGCGCACGAATGTAGCCTCGCGCTGCGGATCATAGCGGTCGAGACGCGCTTCGATCGTCAAAATTGCGGACTCGGCGTCGACGAGATCGATCCATCTCGTCGCCTTTATCTCCTCGACGCCGATGAGCCCCTGTCCCGGAACGACACAGGCCGCGACCTCCGCCATCGCCTCTATGCTCATCGTCATCGGCAGCACGGGCAGACAGGCCGAGAGCGGCTTGACGCCGGGCGCGTGAACAAAGGCGTGGTCGGCGAGATAGAGGTCCTCGTCGAGATGCAGGACGCGCTCGACGAGGACGCTCTCGCCTTGCGTCGCGGCGATGACGCGGCCGACGAAAGGCAGCGCGCCGCCGCGTCTCGACACGATCCGATCCCGAGCTTCGAGCACGGCGTCCATGCGATCCGCGCTCAGATCTTCTCGAGCACGAGGCCGGTCGCGGTGAGGCCGGGGCCGAAGCCCAGCGCCACGACATGCGCGCCCGTGGGAATGGAGCGCTCCTCGACGATCGCCTTCAGAATATGCGGCACGGTGGCGGAGGACATATTGCCATTCTCGAAGAACACATTCTTGCTCATCGCCACCTGATCGTCGTCGAGCTTCAGCTCGGATTGGATATGCTCGACGATCTTGGGTCCGCCGGGGTGAATGGCGAAATAGAGCCGGCTGCGCTCGCGCTCGAAATCCAGCCCGGCGCGGCGCAAAAGGTCCTCGACAAAGCCTTTGACCGCGGCCTTGATGACCACCGGCACCATGATCGACAGGCTCATATGGAAGCGCGTCGGACCCGGCACCCAGGTCATGTCGTCGGCCGAGTCGGGAAGCAGATGCTCGTTATAGGCGAGCACCTTGAGGCCGGAGAGGCCCTGGCTCCTCAGATAATCCTCGGTGACGGCGGAGTATTTGATGAAGCCGTCCGCGAACAGAGTCATGGTGATGATGTTCTGCGCGGTGAGCTCCTCGGCGTCGCGATGCGCGGAGAGAATCTCCGTATGCACGATATCGACGCGCTCCTTCGGCGGCGTGACGCCCATATGGGAGGAGGCGAGAAAGCCATGCGCCATGCGTATGGCCGGAAAGGCGCCGTAGCAGCCCATATGATAGCTGTGCGTGACGGTCGTGCGCAGCCAGCCCTTTTTCGCGGTCATGCGCTCGACCGGGCTCGGCGCGAGATAGCCCGAGCAGGTGACATGGATGAGATCGTCCGGCGCCTCGAAAACATCGGCGTATAGTTTCTCGAGGCAATCATCCGCGACATGCGCGTAGCTCTCGTGCCGCGCCTTCAAATCCTTCGGATTGAGATCGCGGTAATTGTCGAAGAGCCGCATATATTCTTCTTCCGGCTCGGCGACGGAGAATTCGCCGTCGGCGAAGACGATATCCTTCAGGCGCGGAAAAAAGACGAGCTGGCGCGCTTTCACGACCGAGGGAGACAGTCCGTAATTGGAAAATTTCTGCCTGATCTCCTGATGCTTGGCGAAGAACGCCTCTTTGTCGGTCAGACCGTTGCGCGAGCAGAAGGCGCGCGCGAATCCATAGGCGCTGAGCTCCAGCGTCAGACCTTGCGGCGTCGGATCGGCCATGCGCACCGGAACGAAATCGGTGAGGCAGCAAGCATTTTTGACGCTGGCGCGCGTAAGGCGCTCGGTAAGTGCGAAAGACATTTTTTAAACCCCCTCTTCGACCCGCCCGTTTCGACGCCTCATTGGCGCAGCGCCAATTGCGCAATTCTCTGCATGCTCGCCGCGACGACGATCTCTGGATTTCCGGTCGCGCCGCGCGCCAGCTCGTCCAGGCATTCCTGCCGTCCCTGCTCGATCTCGAGCGTGCGAATGTCCTTGGATTCGTAGAGCCGGCGCAATTCGTCCGTGACCATGCCCCCGTTCCACGGCCCCCAATTGATCGCGACGACATGCGTCTTGGGCCATTCGAGGCTCAGCCGCGAGGCGAGCTTGTTCAGCACCTCATTGGCCGCGCTATAATCGCTCTGGCCGGCGTTACCGAAACGCCCCGCGATCGACGAGAAGAACAGCAGGAAGCGTAGCGCTTCGGGACGCAGCTTCTCGATCAGCGTGAAGGCCGGCGTCGCCTTGGTCGCGAAGACGCGATCGAAAGAGTCGAGCGTCTTGTCGCGAATGAGGCGATCGTCCAGCACGCCGGCGCCATGCAGCACGCCGTCTATGCGGCCGAAGCGCGCATACACATCATCGATGAGCCGGCCGAAAGCGTCGGCGTCGGTGATGTCGAGCGAATGATATTCGACGCGCGCGCCGGCCGCCGTCATCGCCTCGAGATTGGCGAGGATCCGGCGATCCTTCAGCATGCGCTTCCATTCGCGCTCGATCTCGACGGGCTTCACCTTCGGATTTTCGCCGCGCAGCCTGCCGATCAGAAATTCTTTCAGCTCGCTCGCGGAAAGTCGCCTTGTCTCCTCGGGCTCCGCCGCCGGCGCGGGGCTGCGCCCGACGAGGACGAGCCGCGGACGATAGGCGGAGGCGACCGCTCTCGCTATATCGGCGGTGATGCCATAGGCGCCGCCGGTCGCGAGCACGACGGCCTCGGGATCGAGACGCAGGCTCTCGATCTCGGCCGTCGCGGCGCTCGCCCGGCCGAGATCGAGCGTCCAGCGCCCGTCCTCGGTGAGGCCGATCTCGAGCGGCGCGGCGCGCAGGCCGGCCTCGATCATCAGCTCGCGCGCGATCACATCCTCCGCGAGCCGCGGATCGACGTCGATGCAGCGCACGCGCAAATCCCGCCATTCCTGCGCGGCGGATTTGGCGACGCCGAGCGAGCCCGCCGCGGCGGCCGAAAACCTTTGCTGTCGACGCAGGCCGAATTGGCCGTCGAGCGCGGTCACATTGACGAGCCAGCCGCCGCCGCGGCCGGCGCTGTCCTTCAAATCGCCTTCGAAAGTCTTGAGCAGCTGAAACAGATTGCGCGCGCAGGCGAGTCGGCGCCGATCCTCGGCGCCCTCGCCGTCGAGCCCGGCGAGGTTGAACAGTGCGCCGACGCGATAGCGGCCTTCGGCGAGACGCGTCGCCAGCGCCTTCACTCCTTCAGGATCGGCGAAGTCGATCGTCATCGCATCCGTCGCGAGCGGCGCCGTCTGGTCGCCCGGCAGCACGCGCCAAACCTGATAGCCGCGCGCCTTCAGCGCCGAGTCGAGCGCCGTGGCGATCGGCGTCGCCTCGCCGACGATGAGGATCATGCGCTCATAAGGATAGCCGTCCATCTCCGACGCCCGCGCGGCGCGCGGCGCGGGGAGGGGGGCGAGCACATAGCGAAGCGTTTCTTTAGAACCCACTGTCTCACTATTGGACTCCACCGTCCCCAGCGGGGACAGAGACGACGGAGCCTGAGATTTTTTTGCCGGTTCGGCTCCTTCCGCTTCCGCGCGGCGCGCATGCAGGCCGTCATACCATTCGACGACGGCGTTCAATGTCTTGAGCCCTGCGAGCTCGTCGAAGATCGCTTCTTCGTCGCGCCCCTCCATGAAGGGGAAGCGATCCTTGAGCTGGTTGAAAATCTCGATCCGCTTGATGGAGTCGACGCCGAGATCGGCCTCCATATGGGCGTCGAGATCGAGCATTTCCTCCGAATAGCCAGTGCGCTCGATCATTGTGGCGAGAAGCTCGGCCTTGAATTGCGCGGTCGGCGGCATTTCGATCGATGCGCCCTCGGCTTTCGGGGCCGTGGCGCCATTGGCGTGCGCCGGCGCTTTTGCAATGGGCGCAGCCGCCGCGCCATTGGCGGCCGCGAGAATCGCCTCCGGCAGCACAGGAACCGGCACGCTCGGCGTCAGCAGACGTTGCGGCGCCGGCGCGACGGGTTCGAGGCGCTGCGGCGCCTCGAACCGGGCCGGCTCTGGCGCAGGCTCGTCGTAAGAGGCCGTCTCGGCGCCGGCGAGGAGCCGCTCCTGCAGCGCGATGAAACGCTGCAGCGTCACCTGCTGCTCGCGCTGCAATTCGATGAGCTGCGTCAATTCACTGCGCATCTGCGCCATCGTCGGCGGCGAGCCTCGCGGACTCGCCGCGGCCGGCGCGGGCTCGCCGGCTTTCGGCTCTTTGTCGCTCACCATTTCTCTCCTTCGATACGGGATCGGCGTCGCTGCGACGCCATTCGATTCGATGGGCTTTCGAGGTCCGCTCGCGCCATTGACGGCGACGGGCGCGGGCGGCTTCTCGCTCGGAATGCGGATCGGCTCGGGCGCCGAGCTTTTCTCGACCGCCGTCGACGCCGGAGCACGCCAAGGAACCGCCTTGCCGCCGCTGACGCGCCAGACCGAGGCCGGCGGATCGGCGGCGGCCGCGGCCTCGTCGAGCAGCGCTTGCAGCCGCAATTCCGCGAAGCCCCGATGACGGAACCATTGCGCCACGTCCACCGGCAGGCCGAGCGTGATCGCCTGGGCGACCAAATGCCCGAATTGCAGCCAGCCCGGACGCTCCGGCGCATCGACGGCGAGCGTCACATGCTCGCGCTTGCCGAGAATGCGATCGACGAGGCCGCTCAGAACCATTCCCGGCCCCGCCTCGATGAAGACGCGCGCGCCCGCCTCATAGAGGCGCTCGATCTCCTCGACGAAGCGCAACGGCTCGGCGATATGGCGCGCCAGCAGCGCCTCTATCTCCCGCGCCTCGCTCGGATAAGGAGCGGCGGTCGTATTGCCGTAGACGGGCAGCTTCGGCGCGGCGAATTCGATCTTCGACAATTCCGCGGCGAGACGCGCCTGTGCCGGCGCCATTGCGGCGCAATGAAAGGCCGCCGTCACCGGCAGGCGCTTGGCGCGCAGACCCTGCGCGCGGAAGGCTTCGACCGCTCTGTCGATTGCAGCGCCGGCGCCGGCGACGATCGTCTGATCGGGCGCGTTGAGATTGGCGATCGCGACCTCGAGGCCGAGTGAATGGATCACTTGCGCGACGCGCGCCTCGTCGGCGGCGACGGCGGCCATCGTCCCGCCGTCGGCCGCGGCGGCCTCGGCCGAAATCTGGCCGCGAATCTGCGACAGCTTCAGGAGATCGTCGCGCGAGATCGCGCCGGCGACGCAGAGCGCGACATATTCGCCATAGGAATGGCCGGCGACGAAATCCGGCGCGAGGCCGAATTCGGCGAGAAGATCATAGGCGGTGAGATCGGCGACGCCGAGCGCCGGCTGCGCGGCGCGCGTGTCGTCGAGCTCCACCTTGCGACGCTCGCGCTCCTCCTCGGAAAAGCTCGGCAGGGGAAAGATATATTGCGAGAGCCGCTGCGGCAGCGCGCCCGCGAGAGCCTGATCCGCACGCTCGAAGAGGCCGTGACTCGATGGGCGCGACATCACGAGATCGCTCAGCATGTCGAGCTTCTGCGAGCCTTGCCCGGGGAAGAGCATGCAGACGCCGCCGGCCGGCGCCTCTGCGCCGCGATCATGAAAATAGATCCCTTGCGGCGCTCTGATCGTGCGCTTGCCCTTGCCTTGGCGCAGGAAGAATTCGAGCTTCGATCGCAGATCCTCGACCGAGGTCGCGACGATCGCCAGACGGCTCACCGGCTCGCCGGCGGGATGGCGGATCGCCTGCTCGTCGAGATGCAGCGAATAGGCGAGCTGCCCGAGCGAGAGAAGGTCTGGATGGACGAGCCGCTCGAGAAGGCTCTGCGCGGCGCGCTCGACCTCCGCGCCATCGGCGCGCGTCACCACGATGAGCTCGGCGGCGCGCGGCGTGAAATTCTCGACGTCGCCCGCGCGATAGCCGCCGTCATATTCCTCGAGGACGGCGTGGAAATTGGTGCCGCCGAAGCCGAAGGCGCTGACGCCGCAGCGCCGCGGCTCGTCCGGCGAACGCGCGAGCCATGGCCGCGCGCGCGTGTTC is a window encoding:
- a CDS encoding polyketide synthase dehydratase domain-containing protein, whose protein sequence is MSRRGGALPFVGRVIAATQGESVLVERVLHLDEDLYLADHAFVHAPGVKPLSACLPVLPMTMSIEAMAEVAACVVPGQGLIGVEEIKATRWIDLVDAESAILTIEARLDRYDPQREATFVRAAIRAEGQSGPSIEATLLFGRYYLLELFPDFDALDAGTALRIDAAHLYAERHLFHGPAFRCLFGEVFVEDRRIAGHLRIPSPAGLFRSTTEPQLLLQPCVLDAICQMVGVHAMQRDRYAFPVGLGKLELYRPTPPAGSLVPVRIELRKTDGKTIHADVEVEDGEGGVWMRIADLRCWKFQWERRLVDYRRAPGQFLLGRPAPVGNTADGPLVLHLAEPDLGKFDPRMLARDCLGLEEAAVYESHTRFPARQRQWLLGRTVAKDCVRRWISDRTGAEMAHPAAILLRSDPAGRPYVAGADGREALPHVSIAHCEDRAIAAAHSGRVGVDIERIADRDDGFLAAVAGPDEREKVKALAASRRAEWITRLWGAKEAVGKLLGSGVDGRLKSLEAVDFSPQGSIRIQDRETMSAYAVETIESNGFIIACVTEDVPLPPRGAECASA
- a CDS encoding 3-oxoacyl-[acyl-carrier-protein] synthase III C-terminal domain-containing protein, whose product is MSFALTERLTRASVKNACCLTDFVPVRMADPTPQGLTLELSAYGFARAFCSRNGLTDKEAFFAKHQEIRQKFSNYGLSPSVVKARQLVFFPRLKDIVFADGEFSVAEPEEEYMRLFDNYRDLNPKDLKARHESYAHVADDCLEKLYADVFEAPDDLIHVTCSGYLAPSPVERMTAKKGWLRTTVTHSYHMGCYGAFPAIRMAHGFLASSHMGVTPPKERVDIVHTEILSAHRDAEELTAQNIITMTLFADGFIKYSAVTEDYLRSQGLSGLKVLAYNEHLLPDSADDMTWVPGPTRFHMSLSIMVPVVIKAAVKGFVEDLLRRAGLDFERERSRLYFAIHPGGPKIVEHIQSELKLDDDQVAMSKNVFFENGNMSSATVPHILKAIVEERSIPTGAHVVALGFGPGLTATGLVLEKI